In one Corallococcus sp. EGB genomic region, the following are encoded:
- a CDS encoding pitrilysin family protein: MRRLLPLLLLLLMPALPALAQQPSDASRFFPYTMNTTRLPNGLTVVRVPFNSPGIVAYVTAVRVGSRNEVEPGRTGFAHFFEHMMFKGTKANPEGQRERILGGFGFDDNAFTTDDITVYQVYGPTAGLEKLINLEADRFQHLEYSEPSFQTEALAVLGEYHKNAAGPDLKLEEALAKTAFTRHTYQHTTLGFYEDVKAMPQAYAYSRSFFERWYTPANTLIFIVGDFNDAQVVAQVTKAYGNWQPKPTNVTIPTEPEQTKQRSVHVDWPQPTQPRHVLAWHTPAARADTPDASIQAILAEYLVGDTSPAYKELVLEKQYVESVNVYTTPHRDPYLFPIDVTLQDEKYRADVDAVLRREVKTLADGKVDPARVKAIQDHLRYGLLMDMETPRDVAIDLALYAGVMGRPDALASYLKFLGTVTPQQLTTFAKKYLKDTNLTVLTLTPKVSAGGTP, translated from the coding sequence ATGCGCCGCCTGTTGCCCCTCCTGCTGCTGCTCCTGATGCCGGCGCTGCCGGCGCTGGCACAGCAGCCTTCAGACGCCTCCCGCTTCTTCCCCTACACGATGAACACCACGCGCCTGCCCAACGGGCTCACCGTGGTGCGCGTGCCGTTCAACTCGCCCGGCATCGTCGCGTACGTCACCGCCGTGCGCGTGGGCTCGCGCAACGAGGTGGAGCCCGGGCGCACCGGCTTCGCCCACTTCTTCGAACACATGATGTTCAAGGGGACGAAGGCGAACCCGGAGGGCCAGCGCGAGCGCATCCTCGGCGGCTTCGGCTTCGACGACAACGCCTTCACCACCGACGACATCACCGTGTATCAGGTGTACGGCCCCACCGCCGGCCTGGAGAAGCTCATCAACCTGGAGGCGGACCGCTTCCAGCACCTGGAGTACTCCGAGCCGTCCTTCCAGACGGAGGCGCTCGCCGTCCTGGGCGAGTACCACAAGAACGCCGCGGGCCCGGACCTGAAGCTGGAGGAGGCCCTGGCGAAGACGGCCTTCACCCGCCACACGTACCAGCACACCACGCTCGGCTTCTACGAGGACGTCAAGGCCATGCCCCAGGCGTATGCGTACAGCCGCTCGTTCTTCGAGCGCTGGTACACGCCCGCCAACACCCTCATCTTCATCGTCGGTGACTTCAACGACGCGCAGGTGGTCGCCCAGGTGACGAAGGCCTACGGCAACTGGCAGCCCAAGCCCACCAACGTCACCATCCCCACCGAGCCCGAGCAGACGAAGCAGCGCTCCGTCCACGTGGACTGGCCGCAGCCCACCCAGCCGCGCCACGTGCTCGCGTGGCACACGCCCGCGGCCCGCGCGGACACCCCCGACGCCTCCATCCAGGCCATCCTCGCCGAGTACCTCGTGGGCGACACCAGCCCCGCGTACAAGGAGCTGGTGCTGGAGAAGCAGTACGTGGAGTCGGTGAACGTCTACACCACGCCCCACCGCGACCCGTACCTCTTCCCCATCGACGTCACGCTCCAGGACGAGAAGTACCGCGCCGACGTGGACGCCGTGCTGCGCCGCGAGGTGAAGACCCTGGCCGACGGCAAGGTGGACCCCGCGCGCGTGAAGGCCATCCAGGACCACCTGCGCTACGGCCTGCTGATGGACATGGAGACGCCGCGCGACGTGGCCATCGACCTGGCCCTCTACGCGGGCGTGATGGGCCGCCCGGATGCGCTCGCCAGCTACCTGAAGTTCCTGGGCACCGTGACGCCCCAGCAGCTCACCACGTTCGCGAAGAAGTACCTCAAGGACACCAACCTCACCGTCCTCACCCTCACCCCCAAGGTCTCCGCCGGAGGGACGCCGTGA
- a CDS encoding pitrilysin family protein, producing MKTHATVSLVLAAALSLAGCASAPKPAPEAPPPPPPEKPAPLEAEPGAVPAVPLKQPQPMQLVVQARPDTPIVSLRLVFHTGSIDDPKGKEGLTALTAKLMAEGGTQKLTAAQLLEALYPMAAELKVFTDKEMTTLSGRVHQDYLPAFLEIFTDTLLAPRFDSAEFERQRANALNAVRNGLRSEDDETLGKVGLDALLYAGHPYAHFTGGTVQGLQSLTLEDVKAHARRVFTQDRLVIGLAGPVDAKLQQTVTSRLGALPATGAPRVELPPVPSSAGRTLILQKPALSTAVSMGFVTPLRRGDPDFFPVAFALSNLGEHRQFIGVLFNELREQRGLNYGDYAYAEHFIEDRGNGTFNRTNLVRTQQDISLWLRPVVPANAVFATRGAVYFLERMSKEPLSQDRFDLVRGFLQGYTRLWEQTDQRRLGYAIDSLYYGTPDFLDAYREALKTMTPESVQAAVRRQLPPEKLAFVYVTEDAQGLTQQLKSGAPSPITYASPKTPELLKLDETLIQQKLPVRPDAIQVVPAAQFMER from the coding sequence ATGAAGACCCACGCCACCGTGTCGCTTGTCCTGGCCGCCGCGCTGTCGCTCGCCGGCTGCGCCTCCGCGCCCAAGCCCGCTCCGGAGGCTCCGCCGCCGCCCCCGCCCGAGAAGCCCGCGCCCCTGGAGGCGGAGCCGGGCGCCGTGCCCGCGGTGCCGCTGAAGCAGCCACAGCCGATGCAGCTCGTGGTGCAGGCCCGGCCGGACACGCCGATCGTCAGCCTGCGGCTCGTCTTCCACACGGGCTCCATCGACGACCCGAAGGGCAAGGAGGGGCTCACCGCCCTCACCGCGAAGCTGATGGCGGAGGGCGGCACGCAGAAGCTCACCGCCGCGCAGCTCCTGGAAGCGCTCTACCCCATGGCCGCGGAGCTCAAGGTCTTCACCGACAAGGAGATGACCACCCTCTCCGGCCGCGTCCACCAGGACTACCTGCCCGCGTTCCTGGAGATCTTCACCGACACGCTGCTCGCGCCGCGCTTCGACTCCGCGGAGTTCGAGCGCCAGCGCGCCAACGCGCTCAACGCCGTGCGCAACGGCCTGCGCAGCGAGGACGACGAGACGCTGGGCAAGGTGGGCCTGGACGCGCTGCTCTACGCGGGGCACCCCTACGCCCACTTCACCGGCGGCACCGTGCAGGGGCTGCAGTCCCTCACGCTGGAGGACGTGAAGGCGCACGCGCGCCGCGTCTTCACGCAGGACCGGCTCGTCATCGGGCTCGCGGGCCCGGTGGATGCGAAGCTCCAGCAGACCGTCACCTCGCGCCTGGGCGCGCTGCCCGCCACGGGCGCGCCCCGGGTGGAGCTGCCCCCCGTGCCGTCGTCCGCGGGGCGCACGCTCATCCTCCAGAAGCCCGCGCTCTCCACCGCCGTGAGCATGGGCTTCGTCACGCCGCTGCGCCGCGGAGACCCGGACTTCTTCCCCGTGGCGTTCGCGCTGTCGAACCTGGGCGAGCACCGCCAGTTCATCGGCGTGCTCTTCAACGAGCTGCGGGAGCAGCGCGGCCTCAATTACGGCGACTACGCCTACGCCGAGCACTTCATCGAGGACCGGGGCAACGGCACCTTCAACCGCACCAACCTGGTGCGCACGCAGCAGGACATCTCGCTCTGGCTGCGTCCCGTGGTGCCCGCCAACGCCGTGTTCGCCACGCGTGGCGCGGTGTACTTCCTGGAGCGCATGTCGAAGGAGCCCCTCTCGCAGGACCGCTTCGACCTGGTCCGCGGCTTCCTCCAGGGCTACACGCGCCTGTGGGAGCAGACGGACCAGCGGCGGCTGGGCTACGCCATCGACTCGCTCTACTACGGCACGCCGGACTTCCTGGACGCGTACCGCGAGGCGCTGAAGACGATGACGCCGGAGTCCGTGCAGGCCGCCGTGCGCCGCCAGCTCCCGCCGGAGAAGCTGGCGTTCGTCTACGTGACGGAGGACGCGCAGGGGCTGACGCAGCAGCTGAAGTCAGGCGCGCCATCGCCCATCACCTATGCGTCGCCCAAGACGCCGGAGCTGCTCAAGCTGGATGAGACGCTCATCCAGCAGAAGCTGCCGGTGCGCCCGGACGCCATCCAGGTCGTCCCGGCGGCGCAGTTCATGGAGCGCTGA
- a CDS encoding OmpA family protein, producing MQCPDSEPSWSRSACGAALRLALLGLLLTTAAAHAQPDPFSRGFDAVPVKPTPAQDSGIGLEGATVEPVGSYRGALLLDFNWRILALKLGDDKLGDLLPYRLDAHLLFSYQLLERLELGVDLPVTLVQGDNFSLLGDALNSPNFPGAAGVSSTTLGDIRVLPRVSLLNPNHFPVGLSLVAEVRLPTGSAQSFTGERGVVVAPRLAVERKFGPVRVLGNAGVLIRPAAQYLNLRVDDELTLGAGGIVDLPDISRLHEVKATAEMHLRTPLARPFNFDQAASLKSPWELLVGARAKVWGDWGVELDVGRGLNATTGYGREALRVMLAVRYDKTFKDEGPDSDGDGVPDVRDRCPTLPEDKDGFADEDGCPDPDNDGDGVADGEDACPNKPGPKENKGCPVEPDKDTDGDGVVDRLDKCPLVPGPKDFDGCPDTDLDEIPDGEDDCPDVAGPPENNGCPYDAPPYVVVESDRIRIKGNILFETGSAIIQKQSYPLLDEVATVLNKNPTLGPVQIEGHTDNKGSRALNMDLSNRRAKSVLDYLVKKGIDRKRLTSEGFGFDRPIASNDTALGRAKNRRVDFKLVKSEVETGPKETVVPHGQPPPPGTEPVPGPGAPPATPAPGTPAGKK from the coding sequence ATGCAATGCCCCGACTCCGAACCTTCGTGGAGCCGGTCCGCGTGCGGCGCGGCCCTGCGACTCGCGCTCCTGGGCCTGCTGCTCACCACGGCAGCGGCCCACGCCCAGCCAGACCCCTTCTCCCGCGGCTTCGACGCCGTCCCGGTGAAACCGACGCCCGCGCAGGACAGCGGCATTGGACTGGAGGGCGCCACCGTGGAGCCGGTGGGCAGCTACCGGGGCGCGCTGCTCCTGGACTTCAACTGGCGAATCCTCGCGTTGAAGCTGGGTGACGACAAGCTGGGGGACCTGCTGCCGTACCGGCTGGACGCGCACCTGCTGTTCTCCTACCAGTTGCTGGAGCGGTTGGAGCTGGGCGTGGACCTGCCCGTCACGCTGGTGCAGGGCGACAACTTCTCGCTCCTCGGGGACGCGCTGAACTCCCCGAACTTCCCCGGCGCCGCGGGCGTGAGCAGCACCACGCTGGGCGACATCCGCGTGCTGCCGCGCGTGAGCCTGCTCAACCCGAACCACTTCCCGGTGGGGCTCTCGCTGGTGGCGGAGGTGCGGCTGCCCACGGGCAGCGCGCAGAGCTTCACGGGTGAGCGCGGCGTGGTCGTGGCCCCGCGCCTGGCGGTGGAGCGGAAGTTCGGCCCGGTGCGCGTGCTGGGCAACGCGGGCGTGCTGATCCGCCCCGCCGCGCAGTACCTCAACCTGCGCGTGGACGACGAGCTGACGCTGGGCGCGGGCGGCATCGTGGACCTGCCTGACATCAGCCGGCTGCACGAGGTGAAGGCCACCGCGGAGATGCACCTGCGCACGCCGCTGGCGCGCCCCTTCAACTTCGACCAGGCGGCTTCGCTCAAGTCGCCGTGGGAGCTGTTGGTGGGCGCTCGCGCGAAGGTGTGGGGCGACTGGGGCGTGGAGCTGGACGTGGGCCGCGGCCTCAACGCCACCACTGGCTACGGCCGCGAGGCCCTGCGGGTGATGCTGGCCGTGCGCTACGACAAGACCTTCAAGGACGAGGGCCCGGACTCGGACGGCGACGGCGTGCCCGACGTGCGCGACCGCTGCCCCACGCTGCCCGAGGACAAGGACGGCTTCGCGGACGAAGACGGCTGCCCGGATCCGGACAACGACGGCGATGGCGTGGCGGACGGCGAGGACGCGTGCCCCAACAAGCCCGGCCCGAAGGAGAACAAGGGCTGCCCGGTGGAGCCGGACAAGGACACCGACGGCGACGGCGTCGTCGACCGGCTGGACAAGTGCCCGCTGGTGCCCGGCCCGAAGGACTTCGACGGCTGCCCGGACACGGACCTCGACGAGATTCCGGACGGCGAGGACGACTGCCCCGACGTGGCCGGACCGCCGGAGAACAACGGCTGCCCGTACGACGCCCCGCCCTACGTGGTGGTGGAGTCCGACCGCATCCGCATCAAGGGCAACATCCTCTTCGAGACCGGCTCCGCGATCATCCAGAAGCAGTCGTACCCGCTGCTGGACGAGGTGGCGACGGTGCTCAACAAGAACCCGACGCTGGGGCCGGTGCAGATTGAAGGGCACACGGACAACAAGGGCTCGCGCGCGCTGAACATGGACCTGTCCAACCGGCGCGCGAAGTCGGTGCTCGACTACCTGGTGAAGAAGGGCATCGACCGCAAGCGCCTCACGTCCGAGGGCTTCGGGTTCGACCGGCCCATCGCCAGCAACGACACGGCCCTGGGCCGCGCGAAGAACCGGCGCGTGGACTTCAAGCTGGTGAAGTCGGAGGTGGAGACCGGGCCGAAGGAGACGGTGGTGCCCCACGGCCAGCCGCCGCCGCCCGGCACCGAGCCCGTCCCCGGCCCCGGCGCGCCTCCCGCGACGCCCGCGCCGGGCACGCCAGCCGGCAAGAAGTAA